TCTGGAGGTTTATGCTTCTGTAATTGAGTTTGAAGGAGGGAAGGCTTATCAGCATGTTTTACATGATATTACTGACAGAAAAAAGGTGTTAGGTGAAATTAATACATATCGATATGGATTGGAAGAAATAGTTGCTGAACGTACACAAGAGCTTAAAAAGCAGGCAAAAAAATTGTCTGAGTCACAAAAAGCTTTAACCTTTTTATTAGAAGATTCGAATGAAGTCCGTATTCAACTGGAAAGGGCTAACCTCAATCTTTCCTCATTAAATAGCGAATTAGAAAGTTTTTCTTATTCAGTGTCTCATGATTTAAGAGCCCCATTAACGCGTATGGATGGCTTCAGCAAAGCTTTGATTGAAGATTATGGCGATCAGGTTGATGAAACAGCCAATCATTATCTGAACCGTATTAGAGTTTCCAGTCAACATATGGCCTCCTTAATTGACGATTTATTAAATTTAAGTCGTATTACAAGGCAGCAAGTAGTTAAAACAAATGTGAATATAACAAGTTTATCAAATAAAGTAGTGGAAGATATTTTGGAATTGTATCCCAACTATCAAATTGAATTTAATATCGAAGAAAACCTGACTGTGAATGCCGATAATCGATTGATGAAAGTACTGCTGACAAATTTAATTGGCAATGCAGCTAAGTTTAGTCATAAAGTCGATAATGCAAAAATTATAATTGGAAAAACAAAAATCGATAACACGGATACAATCTTTCTCCAGGACAATGGTGTAGGCTTTAATATGAAGTATTTTGGTCAGATATTTAGTCCATTTAACCGCTTGCATTCCGACAAGGAATATGCAGGTAGTGGGGTGGGTTTGGCTATTGTTCAGCGTATTATTAACAAACATGCAGGCCGAATTTGGGCTGAGAGTGAGGAAGGCAAAGGAAGCACATTTTATTTTCAACTTTAAATTTTTGAAACATGAAACGAGTATTGCTAATTGAAGATAGTATGGGC
This genomic interval from Bacteroidota bacterium contains the following:
- a CDS encoding PAS domain S-box protein; translated protein: QKELMKMSYQDLISPEYQQKAKRFYMRQILAKTLVSNFEYPFKNKDGKVIWYSQNATLITDQDEVLGFHLFSRDITEKKAAELALIESERLKFLILEATTDSITFYDKDLNILMLNSKSGIGLNVSHETLLNKKCYQAFCQSNSPCEGCAALKAFDTGEIQTKEKLIDEKYLYEFRYYPVKNEKNEIIGTVEFGKNITDLKEIENALKQSERNYKNLVEKLPNGVLIHKNNKIVFANYSGAKMLGANSAQEVLGADISKFLLADKQLEAQDRVNKLADGRKDVNPIEEQYKRLDGNLIDLEVYASVIEFEGGKAYQHVLHDITDRKKVLGEINTYRYGLEEIVAERTQELKKQAKKLSESQKALTFLLEDSNEVRIQLERANLNLSSLNSELESFSYSVSHDLRAPLTRMDGFSKALIEDYGDQVDETANHYLNRIRVSSQHMASLIDDLLNLSRITRQQVVKTNVNITSLSNKVVEDILELYPNYQIEFNIEENLTVNADNRLMKVLLTNLIGNAAKFSHKVDNAKIIIGKTKIDNTDTIFLQDNGVGFNMKYFGQIFSPFNRLHSDKEYAGSGVGLAIVQRIINKHAGRIWAESEEGKGSTFYFQL